From a region of the Corallococcus silvisoli genome:
- a CDS encoding Hint domain-containing protein: protein MAQLSTRCFQDDQLTTSELAKGRNAWARRCGLITATREAYLNGENEYQVFTNGCYSYPAVPAGSSCTFFVPAVESAACIPNLTKLGTCVAGCVTPSMKVQFAGRMVPVPEAYESGVHTVTALSQDSTADLLSYGEQPIRSFVAGDTQEDIFTLETQEGRRLEVTAEHPMVLEDGTMVKARTLTAGDVLMGADGAKLHLSRVTVFSFKGTVWNVRPESKEKIENVMNAEGFLTGSVRFQNEWAQDDFRLSLRDDLDIRGL, encoded by the coding sequence ATGGCCCAGCTCTCCACCCGTTGCTTCCAGGACGACCAGCTCACCACGTCGGAGCTGGCGAAGGGGCGCAACGCGTGGGCTCGTCGGTGCGGCCTCATCACCGCCACGCGTGAGGCGTACCTGAATGGAGAGAACGAGTACCAGGTCTTCACCAACGGCTGCTACTCGTACCCGGCGGTGCCCGCGGGCTCCAGCTGTACGTTCTTCGTGCCCGCGGTGGAGTCGGCGGCCTGCATCCCCAACCTGACCAAGCTGGGGACGTGTGTCGCGGGCTGCGTCACGCCGAGCATGAAGGTGCAGTTCGCGGGCCGCATGGTTCCGGTGCCGGAGGCCTACGAGTCGGGCGTTCACACGGTGACGGCGCTGTCGCAGGACTCCACCGCGGACCTGCTGAGCTACGGCGAGCAGCCCATCCGCAGCTTCGTGGCGGGTGACACCCAGGAAGACATCTTCACGCTGGAGACCCAGGAGGGCCGCCGGCTGGAGGTGACGGCCGAGCACCCGATGGTCCTCGAGGACGGAACGATGGTGAAGGCCCGGACCCTGACGGCCGGTGACGTGCTGATGGGCGCCGACGGCGCGAAGCTGCACCTGTCCCGCGTGACGGTGTTCAGCTTCAAGGGCACGGTGTGGAACGTGCGTCCGGAGAGCAAGGAGAAGATCGAGAACGTGATGAACGCCGAAGGCTTCCTCACGGGCTCCGTGCGCTTCCAGAACGAGTGGGCGCAGGACGACTTCCGCCTGTCGCTGCGCGACGACCTCGACATCCGCGGCCTGTAG
- a CDS encoding FG-GAP repeat domain-containing protein — MSGDGIPDLVLIAAAEEQVSILEGTGGGAFGAPHSLAAGTTPMDVALTDIDRDGHQDLLIVGHFANALTVRLGRGDGAFQEAVSYSLGNHSQRVQVADLDADGNLDVMTKNAGSAGFFNVTLLAGRGDGTFGEARPHSVTGLPRDLLIADVNQDGVPDVLVLNTNSFTVDVLLGQRGGPLRAVASHLLGGTGDDEPFRFATLDVNGDARVDLVISHGLGASGYLSVHQGDGRGGFTATSRIPVDEPGELVAADFNQDGKPDLALTSFSGGVFLLLGKGDGTFEAPERVASGAPPTSLLAADLNADGFPDLAWTTQDTVEVLLGVTTPVQP, encoded by the coding sequence GTGAGCGGAGATGGAATCCCCGACCTGGTCCTCATCGCGGCGGCCGAGGAGCAGGTCTCCATCCTGGAAGGGACAGGGGGCGGAGCCTTCGGCGCCCCCCACTCCCTCGCGGCGGGCACGACGCCCATGGACGTGGCCCTCACGGACATCGACCGGGATGGTCACCAGGACCTGCTCATCGTCGGCCACTTCGCCAACGCGCTGACCGTCCGCCTGGGACGCGGAGACGGAGCGTTCCAGGAGGCCGTCTCGTACTCCCTGGGCAATCACTCCCAGCGGGTGCAGGTCGCGGACCTCGATGCGGACGGCAACCTGGACGTCATGACGAAGAATGCCGGCTCGGCCGGCTTCTTCAACGTCACCCTGCTCGCGGGTCGCGGGGATGGGACCTTCGGCGAGGCCCGCCCCCACTCCGTCACGGGCCTCCCCCGGGACCTGCTCATCGCGGATGTGAACCAGGATGGCGTGCCCGACGTCCTCGTTCTCAACACCAACAGCTTCACCGTCGACGTGCTGCTCGGGCAGCGGGGCGGACCGCTGAGGGCCGTGGCCTCGCATCTCTTGGGAGGAACGGGAGACGACGAGCCCTTCCGGTTCGCGACCCTGGACGTGAATGGCGACGCCCGGGTGGATCTGGTCATCTCCCATGGCCTTGGCGCCTCCGGCTATCTCTCCGTGCACCAGGGCGACGGGAGGGGTGGCTTCACGGCCACGTCCCGCATTCCCGTCGACGAGCCCGGCGAGCTCGTGGCCGCGGACTTCAATCAAGATGGGAAGCCCGACCTCGCGCTCACCAGCTTCTCGGGGGGTGTCTTCCTGCTGCTTGGCAAGGGGGACGGCACCTTCGAAGCGCCCGAGCGGGTCGCGTCCGGCGCGCCCCCCACGTCGCTGCTGGCCGCCGACCTGAACGCGGACGGCTTCCCCGACCTGGCGTGGACCACCCAGGACACGGTGGAGGTCCTCCTGGGGGTCACGACACCCGTCCAGCCCTAG